A stretch of DNA from bacterium:
GGAAATACCACGCCATTCCTCTCCGGCTCTTCCACTTCGTTCCAGATCCTGGATTGGACGCCGTCCCACGCATACGAAAGCACAGCGCCGCGGCCCGCCCTGGCGAAGCCTATCATCGTGCCGAGCTGAACCGGCAACGAGGAAACCTGAAGTTTGATCGCAAAGCCGCCTATGGCCATAAAAACCCCTGATAGACGATAATTATCCGACGCTCTTAGCGCATCAAAGCCATGATCCGCAAGCTATTTTTTATTGAATTCAGCATCCTGAAGGACCTGAAGGTCACTCAATCACGAAATCAAACGATCGGTTTGGAAAGGGCTCATCCTTCAACGTGAAATGCCACCATTCCTTGTCGTAGCCTGTAAAACCGTGTTTTTCCATTATCGCCCTCAGAAGCGCCCTGTTGATACGCTGCTGCATACCCACGGAGAGGTTCTCCGGATGCGAAAGCTCGCTGAAGCAGTCGAAGCCGGTCCCCATGTCGATGGAGTTGTCTCGAAAGCGCTTGGACGCAGGGAGTTCGCAGCTGAACAATCTCCGACCATCGTCATAGAGCTCCTGCGGCGGGGTCGGCACGGGGACGATCGTGAGGTCCACGGTGCTGCAGCGGCAATGGCCCGACCTCCTGGCGATGAAGCCGTCGCGAAACAGGTCCTTCTTGTCCACATGCGGATAGAATTCCGCCTTCATCCGGTCGTCATCCAGGACCTCCGCCCACGCGACGAACCGATCGACGGCGCGCTGCGGACGATAACAATCATACACTTTGAACGAGAGTGAAAATCGCCTGAGCTCCGCC
This window harbors:
- a CDS encoding M15 family metallopeptidase; its protein translation is MTVKFTSKFVSIFVLLLVVFVFGTASAKRPAAFVDISEIDPSIATDMRYAGSHNFVGERIDGYDAPKCILTEKAAKALAEAQAELRRFSLSFKVYDCYRPQRAVDRFVAWAEVLDDDRMKAEFYPHVDKKDLFRDGFIARRSGHCRCSTVDLTIVPVPTPPQELYDDGRRLFSCELPASKRFRDNSIDMGTGFDCFSELSHPENLSVGMQQRINRALLRAIMEKHGFTGYDKEWWHFTLKDEPFPNRSFDFVIE